The Rhodospirillales bacterium DNA segment TCGCGCCCGAAGACCGCGATCTTGGCGCCGGGCAGGATGCCGCCCGCGCCGGTGAGGCGGCCGATCAGTTCGAGAAAACGTTCCGCCGGCCAGGTCTTCGCCTTCCAGTTGGCGGCAGGCCCGACCGCGAGCACGGGAGTCCCGTCGGGCAACAGGCGGCGGGCTTCGTCGTCGTGGCGGGGCGCGGTCCAGAGCCGGGGGGCTGGCGGGTCGCGCTCGAGCCCGAGCACGCGGCCGTAAAGTTGGACCCGGTGGATGGCGGCGCGGCCCGAACCGATCCGGCGCTGGCGGCGCGCGGCCAGCAGCCAGGTCAGCGGCGTGTTGCGCAAATCGACCACCAAGTCCCACACGCGCCCGACGCAGCGCGCCCACAATTCGAGCCAATGGAGAGAGAACGCCATCTTGTCGAGGACGATGATCCGTTCCAGGTTCGGCGCCGCCTCGAACAACGGCGCCGCCGCCGGGCCGCAGGCGATGGTCACGCGGGCCTCCGGATGGTCCTCGATCACGCGGGCAAGCACGCCGCTCGACAGCACCGCGTCCCCGACGCGGGTCGACGTGACGAAGAGAACGCGCCTGGTTTTGCGGGAATCGGGATCCTGCATCGGCGTCCGTTATAAGGGGCTGCCGGGGCCTTGCCAACGGCCGCTCCCCGTTCCAACTTTCTCCCGGGCATCTTTGGGCGGGAGCGCACCCGCCCGCTCGATGAAAGGGTTAACAATCCGCATGACCGCGCCGCGTTTCGCCGTGCTCGAAGACCGGGGCGTGCTCGCGATCGAAGGCACCGACGCGCGCGCGTTCCTGCAAGGGTTGGTTTCCAACGACGTCAACAAGGTCGGGGCTTCGCGCGCGATTTACGCCGCCCTGCTCACGCCGCAGGGAAAATTCCTGCATGATTTCTTCATTGCCGAATTAGCCGGGGCGCTGCTGCTCGATTGCGAAAAGGCGCGTCTTGCCGACCTCAAGCGCCGGCTCGGGCTCTACAAGCTGCGCGCGCAAGTGACCATCGCGGACCGCTCCGCCGACCTCGCCGTCGCCGCCCTGTTCGGCGATGGCGCCCTCGGCGCGCTGGCGCTGCCTGACCAAGCGGGCGCGGCGCGTGGATTCGCTAGCGGCATCGCGTTCGTCGATCCCCGGCTCGCTTCCGCCGGGGCGCGTGCCATCGCCCCGCGCGAGTCCTTGCGCGCCGGCGCGAGCGCCGTCGGCTTCACCGAAACGGGCGCGGACGATTACGACAAGATGCGGATTTCGCTGGGCCTGCCCGACGGCAGCCGCGACCTCGAAGTCGAACGCGCGATCCTGCTCGAAAACGGATTCGAGGAATTGAACGGGGTCGACTGGAACAAGGGCTGCTACATGGGCCAGGAATTGACCGCGCGCACCAAGTACCGCGGCCTGGTCAGGAAGCGCCTGATGCCGGTCGCGATCGAAGGGCCCGCCCCCGCCTTCGGCGCGCCCATTCGATTTGGCGAAGCGGACGCGGGCGAGATGCGATCGTCGCGCGGCGGGATCGGGCTCGCGCTGCTGCGCCTGGAAAAGGTCGCGGAAGCCCGCGCCGCCGGAACGCCGCTTTCGGCCGGAGACGCGCGGCTCATTCCGATCAAGCCCGATTGGGCGAAGTTCCAATCCGCATGACGCGCGATCCGCTTGCCCCTCTCCGCCGCGCGCCCGAACTGCTCAAACCGATCGTCGACGTGTTCGACCGCCGCCTCGCCGAATGGGGCGCGACCGCGCGCGGCGTTTATTGGCGAAGCGAGGAAGGCCAGCAACTCCGCTTCGAGGTGCTGGCCCGCGTGTTGGAGGGCGACGCGGGCCCGTTCGCCGTCAACGATCTCGGCTGCGGCTACGGCGCGTTTTTCGATTATCTCGCGCCCCGCCTCGGGCCCAGGCTCGGCCGCTTCACCGGCATCGACATCTCGCCCGCCATGATCGAGGAAGCGCGGTCGCGCATCCGCGATCCGCGCGCCGTATTCGTGCGCGGTATGACGGCGGTCGAAGATGCGGACTATTGTTTCGCCTCGGGCACCTTCAACATGTGCCTCGAAGCCAAACCCGGCGAATGGGTTGCTTACGTCGAGGCTAGCCTCGCGCACTGTTTCGCCCGCGCGCGCAAGGCGCTTGCCTTCAACATGCTGAAGGGTTCGGGCAAGGTGCGCGAGGGCCTCTACTACGCCGAACCCGCGCATTTCGTCGCGTTCTGCCAAAACCTCGGCGCGCGGGTCCAGTTGACGGCCGGTTATCCCCTCGACGAATGGACGATATTCGCCAGGCGGTGAACGGCGCGGTCAACGTGACCGCCGTATTTTGCTCCGAAACCAATCCGCCAAGACTTTTTCGCCGATCTCTCCCGCCGCGAGGGCGAGAAAAGTCGTCACGCATTCCGCGTCCGTTGCCGTCGATTCGAAGCCGTTGCACCCCAAAAAGGTTTCCGCCACCGCCAGGGCGGTGCGTTTGTTGCCATCCATAAAAGGATGGTTGCGGGCAATGCCGAAGGCATAAGCCGCCGCCAGGCTCGCGGCGTCGATATTCGGTTCGTAGGCGGCTTTATTACGAGGTCGGTCGAGGGCGGAGGCGAGCAGCCCTTCGTCGCGCATGCCCGCGCGCCCGCCGTGTTCAGCCAAGCTTTCTTCGTGGATCGCGCGAACGACGACGGGCTCGACCCAAATCCAGTTTTTCACCTTGATCGCCGGATCATTTCGCGAGTTCGCGCAGCGCCGCACGACGAGTCTTAAGAACCCTTCGGGCGACCTTCATCTGCTTTTCGAACTCGGAATCGTAGGGAGTGACCCGGTAGCCGTCCGGCGTTTCGGTTAGAAATATGGTGTCGCCCTTCTCCGCCTTGAGGCGGGCGAGCACCTCGCGCGGCAGCACCACTCCGGTCGAATTGCCGACCGCCATGAGCTTCAGTTTGTGCATGATCGAATTCCCCACGTTATTACAAACGTAATAATAAGAGGATGCCGCCGCCCCGTCAATCCAAGCTGTCAGTTTACGTTGTCAATCCTTCGGCATATTGGCGCGGATTTTTTCGGCGAGCGCCTTGATCGCCACCATGTCGCCGGGCACCAAGCCCCAGTTGAGCATCAGGTTGTCGTCCTTCGCGCGCGGCAGGATGTGCACGTGCAGGTGCATGACCGATTGCTTGGCGCCGGGGCCGTTGGCCTGGACGATGTTCATCCCAAAGGGCGCGAGCGTCGCCTGCACCGCGCGCGCAACCCGGCGGGTGGTCACCGCCGTCGCCGCCACCCAGTCGTCGGGAGTGGCGAAGATGTTTTCGGAATGGAATTTCGGAATCGCCAAGCAATGCCCGGGATTGCCGGGATTGATATCCATGAACGCGAAGGTCTTGTCGTCCTCGAACACCTTGAACGACGGAATTTCGCCGCGAATGATCTTGCAGAAGATGCAATCCTTGTCGAGCGCCATGGCTACCGCCTCCCTTTCGCGCGCTTGCTCATTTTCGCCTTGCCGGTCTTCTTTTTCTTGGCCCCCACCCCGTCGAGGGCGGCTTGCGCCGCCGCCAGCTTGGCGATCGGCACCCGGTAGGGCGAACAGGATACGTAGTCGAGCCCGACCTCCTGGCAAAAGCGGACCGAGGCCGGATCGCCGCCGTGCTCGCCGCAGATGCCGACCTTGAGATTAGGGCGCGTGCGCCGCCCCCGTTCCGTGCCGATCCGCATCAGTTCGCCGACGCCGTCCCGGTCGAGGGTGATGAAGGGGTCATGCTCGATCACGCCGCGTTCCAGGTACTGGGTCAGGAAATAGCCGGCGTCGTCGCGCGAAAGCCCGTAGGTGGTCTGAGTCAGATCATTGGTGCCGAAACTGAAGAATTCGGCCGACTCGGCGATCTCGCCCGCGCGCAGGGCCGCGCGCGGCAGCTCGATCATGGTGCCGACCATATAACGGGTCTTGACGCCGCTTGCCTTCGCCACCTCCGCCGCCGTCCGATCGACGATTTCTTTCATCAGATCGAGTTCGCGCTTGACACCGACCAGCGGAATCATGATTTCGGGCTTGACCTTGACGCCGGCCTTGGCGACCTCGGCCGCGGCCTCGAAAATGGCGCGCGCCTGCATTTCGTAGATTTCGGGATAGGTGATGCCCAAGCGGCAACCGCGATGGCCGAGCATCGGATTGGCTTCGTCGAGATCGAGCGCGCGGGTCCGGACCAAATTAAGATCGGCCCCGGCGTCGCGGGCGATTTCGGCGATCTCCTCGTCCTTGTGCGGCAGGAACTCGTTCAACGGCGGGTCCAAGAGCCGGATGGTGATGGGCAGCCCGTCCATGATCTTGAACAGCTCGACGAAATCGGCGCGCTGGTAGGGCAACAGCTTCGCCAGCGCCACGCGGCGCGCGGCCTCGTCCGGGGCCAGGATCATCTGGCGCATGTGCAGGATGCGTTCGGGATCGAAGAACATGTGTTCGGTGCGCGAAAGGCCGATGCCTTCGGCGCCGAAACGGCGGGCGGCGCGCGCGTCCTCGGGCGTTTCGGCGTTGGCGCGCACGCCGAGCGTGCGAATCTCGTCAACCCAGATCATCAGCCGGGCGAAATCGCCGGTGAGCTTGGGCTGGATGGTGGCGACCGCGCCCTTCATCACCTCGCCGGTGGCGCCGTCGATAGTGACCACGTCGCCTTCGGCGAGCCGGACGCCGAGCGCGCGCATGGCCTTGTCCTTGTAATCGACCTTGATGTCGCCCGCGCCCGAAACGCAGGGCTTGCCCATGCCGCGCGCGACCACGGCGGCGTGGCTGGTCATGCCGCCGCGCGAGGTGAGGATTCCTTCCGCGACGTGCATGCCGCCGATGTCCTCGGGGCTGGTTTCGATCCGGACCAGGATCACCTTCTCGCCGTTCTTGGCCCATTTCTCCGCGTCCTCGGCGCTGAACACGACGCGCCCCGACGCCGCGCCGGGCGAGGCCGGCAGGCCGCGGGCGATGACCTCGCGCTCGGCCTTGGGATCGAGGGTCGGATGCAGCAACTGATCGAGCTGCGCCGGATCGAGGCGGCGGATGGCGTCGGCCTTGCTCACCAGGCCTTCGTCCACCATGTCGACCGCGATCTTGAGCGCGGCCGCCGCCGTGCGCTTGCCGGTGCGGGTCTGCAGCATCCACAGCTTGCCGCGTTCGACCGTGAACTCCAGGTCCTGCATGTCCTTGTAGTGCTTTTCGAGCTTGGTCCGCACCCGGCTCAGGTCCTCGAAGATCGCGGGCATCGCCTCTTCCATCGACTTGAGGCTGGAATGGGTAGCCTGGCGCTCGGCCGCGGTCAGCGGCTGCGGCGTGCGGATGCCGGCGACCACGTCTTCGCCCTGGGCGTTGATCAGGAATTCGCCGTAGAAATGGTTGTCGCCGGTGGACGGATTGCGGGTGAAGCAGACGCCGGTCGCGCAATCGTCGCCCATGTTGCCGAACACCATCGCCTGCACGTTGACCGCCGTGCCCCAGCTTTCCGGCACGTTGTGCAGCTTGCGATACGTGATCGCGCGCTGGTTCATCCAGCTTCCGAACACGGCACCGATCGCCCCCCAGAGCTGGTCGGCCGGGTCCTGCGGGAAAGGACGGCCGAGGATTTCCTCCGCCTTCGCCTTGTAGGCGGCGACGATCGCCTTCCAGTCGTCGGCCTTCAGCTCGGTGTCGTAGGAGTACCCCTTGCGGTCCTTCAATTCGTCGAGGATTTCCTCGAAGTTGTGGTGATCGACGCCGAGCACCACGTCGCCGTACATCTGGATAAAGCGGCGGTAGCTGTCGTAGGCGAAGCGCTCGTCGCCGCTTTCGCGCGCGAGCGCGAGCACGGTGCGGTCGTTGAGGCCGAGGTTGAGGACGGTGTCCATCATCCCCGGCATCGAGGCGCGCGCGCCGGAACGGACCGACACCAGCAGCGGACGCATCTCGTCGCCGAATTTACGCCCGACCGCCTTTTCGACGCGCGCCAGCGCCGTCGCCACCTCGGCCTTGAGGGTCTTGGGATAGCGCTTGCCGTTGGCGTAATAATAGGTGCAGACCTCGGTGGTGATGGTGAAGCCGGGCGGCACCGGTATGCCGATCCGGCTCATCTCGGCCAGATTGGCGCCCTTGCCCCCCAGCAACCCCTTCATGCCGGCGTTGCCTTCCGCCCTTCCCCCGCCGAAACCGTACACGTATTTCGCCATGAGCTAGCCCTCGATCCTGGAGAAATCGGCGACGCCGCCGAGCGCCGCGCGAATACGCGATAACAACTTAAGCCGGTTGGCGCGAAGCGCGGCGTCATCGCAGTTGACCGTCACCTTATCGAAGAAGCGATCAACCGGCGCGCGCAAGGCCGCAAGCGCCCGCATAGCGTCCTGGAATTTCTCGGCGGCGAGCGCGGCGGCGATCGGTACGCGCGATTCCATCAGCGCGGCATCGAGCGCCTTTTCCTCCGCCGCCGTCAGCAACCCCGAGTCGGCGGGGGCGTCGTAGCTTTTGCCGTCCTTCTTTTCCTCGATCTTCAGAATGTTGGCGGCGCGGCGGTAGGCAACCAGCAGGTTGGCGCCGTCCTCGGTCGCGAGGAAGTTCTTCAAAGCCTCGACCCGGGCGAGCAGGCGCACCAGATCGTCCTCGCCGCCCAAGGAAAACACCGCGTCGATCAGGTCGTGGCGCACGCCTTTTTCGCGCAGCGCCACTTTGAGCCGGTCGGCAAAGAACGCCATCATTTCGTTCACGTCGAGCCGCGCGGCGGGCCCGCGCGCGCTGGCGGCGTGGAGATCGTCGGCTTGGCGGAACGCGGCCACGAGCGGCACACGCAAACCGTTTTCCACCACCAAGCGAATGATGCCCAGGGCGGCGCGACGCAGCGCGAACGGATCGCGCGAGCCGGTCGGCTTTTCGCCAATGGAGAAAAACCCCGTCAGGGCGTCGATCTTATCGGCGAGCGCGAGTACGACCGAGATCGGCGCCTTGGGACAGGCGTCGCCGGGCCCGAGCGGGCGGTAGTGGTCGGCGATGGCGTCCGCGACCGGCGCGCTTTCGCCGTCGTGACGCGCGTAGTAGCGACCCATGATTCCCTGCAACTCAGGGAATTCGCCCACCATGCCGGTGGTCAAGTCGGCTTTACACAATTCCGCCGCGCGCTCGGCCGCCGCCTTGTCCGCGCCCGAGACATATTTCGCGAGTTCGGCGGCGAGCAGGCGCAGGCGCTGGACGCGCACGAAGTCGTTGCCGAGCTTGGCGTGAAACACGCGCTCCTTCAGGGCCGGGATGCGGGCTTCGAGTTTTTTCTTGCGGTCCTGGTCCCAGAAGAAGCGCCCGTCGGCGAGGCGGGCGCGCAGGACCCGCTCGTTGCCGGCGACAATGGCGGCACCCTTGTCCTTGGCCGCCGTGTTGGCGACGACGACGAAGAACGGCGCGAGCTTCCCCGCCTCGTCGTTGAGCGCGAAATATTTCTGGTGATGGCGCATGACCGTGGTCAGCACCTCGGGCGGCAGGTCCATGAATGAGTCGTCGATGCGCCCCAACAGCGCGACCGGCCATTCCACCAGGCCGACGACCTCGTTCAACAGCCCTTCATCGGAGACGAGGGCGAGATTTTTATTTTTAGCGAGCTTGGCCGCGTCCCGTTCGATGACGGCGCGGCGCTCGGCCGGATCGAGGATCACCCGCGCCTTCAGAAGCTTCTTCTTGTAGTCGGCGAAATTTCTCACCGCGAACGGCTTCGGCGCGAGGAACCGATGCCCGCGCGTCATATTTTCCGCCTTCACCCCAGCGAACGACAGGGGCACCGTCTTGCCGTCGAACCGGCAAAGAATTCTGCGCACGGGCCTTATCCAACGCGCCGACCCCTGCCAGCGCATGGACTTGGGCCAGGGGAATTGCGCCAGCACGCCTTCGATCAGGGCGGGCAGCACGGCGGCGGTTTTCTGACCGGTTTTCTTGATGACGGCGAACCAGAACACGCCCTTGCCGGTGTCGCGTTT contains these protein-coding regions:
- a CDS encoding glycosyltransferase family 9 protein → MQDPDSRKTRRVLFVTSTRVGDAVLSSGVLARVIEDHPEARVTIACGPAAAPLFEAAPNLERIIVLDKMAFSLHWLELWARCVGRVWDLVVDLRNTPLTWLLAARRQRRIGSGRAAIHRVQLYGRVLGLERDPPAPRLWTAPRHDDEARRLLPDGTPVLAVGPAANWKAKTWPAERFLELIGRLTGAGGILPGAKIAVFGRDDERPQSLRLIEAIPRERRIDLMGRIDLLTIYACFKRAAFYVGNDSGLMHMAAAGGAPTLGLFGPSREELYAPWGPRAAAVRATLGFDRIFPPGFDHRASGTLMDSLSVDAVEAAARELWNRAGAKAA
- a CDS encoding folate-binding protein YgfZ, which encodes MTAPRFAVLEDRGVLAIEGTDARAFLQGLVSNDVNKVGASRAIYAALLTPQGKFLHDFFIAELAGALLLDCEKARLADLKRRLGLYKLRAQVTIADRSADLAVAALFGDGALGALALPDQAGAARGFASGIAFVDPRLASAGARAIAPRESLRAGASAVGFTETGADDYDKMRISLGLPDGSRDLEVERAILLENGFEELNGVDWNKGCYMGQELTARTKYRGLVRKRLMPVAIEGPAPAFGAPIRFGEADAGEMRSSRGGIGLALLRLEKVAEARAAGTPLSAGDARLIPIKPDWAKFQSA
- a CDS encoding methyltransferase domain-containing protein; this encodes MTRDPLAPLRRAPELLKPIVDVFDRRLAEWGATARGVYWRSEEGQQLRFEVLARVLEGDAGPFAVNDLGCGYGAFFDYLAPRLGPRLGRFTGIDISPAMIEEARSRIRDPRAVFVRGMTAVEDADYCFASGTFNMCLEAKPGEWVAYVEASLAHCFARARKALAFNMLKGSGKVREGLYYAEPAHFVAFCQNLGARVQLTAGYPLDEWTIFARR
- a CDS encoding type II toxin-antitoxin system death-on-curing family toxin; the encoded protein is MKNWIWVEPVVVRAIHEESLAEHGGRAGMRDEGLLASALDRPRNKAAYEPNIDAASLAAAYAFGIARNHPFMDGNKRTALAVAETFLGCNGFESTATDAECVTTFLALAAGEIGEKVLADWFRSKIRRSR
- a CDS encoding AbrB/MazE/SpoVT family DNA-binding domain-containing protein, with product MHKLKLMAVGNSTGVVLPREVLARLKAEKGDTIFLTETPDGYRVTPYDSEFEKQMKVARRVLKTRRAALRELAK
- a CDS encoding HIT family protein, with product MALDKDCIFCKIIRGEIPSFKVFEDDKTFAFMDINPGNPGHCLAIPKFHSENIFATPDDWVAATAVTTRRVARAVQATLAPFGMNIVQANGPGAKQSVMHLHVHILPRAKDDNLMLNWGLVPGDMVAIKALAEKIRANMPKD
- a CDS encoding pyruvate, phosphate dikinase gives rise to the protein MAKYVYGFGGGRAEGNAGMKGLLGGKGANLAEMSRIGIPVPPGFTITTEVCTYYYANGKRYPKTLKAEVATALARVEKAVGRKFGDEMRPLLVSVRSGARASMPGMMDTVLNLGLNDRTVLALARESGDERFAYDSYRRFIQMYGDVVLGVDHHNFEEILDELKDRKGYSYDTELKADDWKAIVAAYKAKAEEILGRPFPQDPADQLWGAIGAVFGSWMNQRAITYRKLHNVPESWGTAVNVQAMVFGNMGDDCATGVCFTRNPSTGDNHFYGEFLINAQGEDVVAGIRTPQPLTAAERQATHSSLKSMEEAMPAIFEDLSRVRTKLEKHYKDMQDLEFTVERGKLWMLQTRTGKRTAAAALKIAVDMVDEGLVSKADAIRRLDPAQLDQLLHPTLDPKAEREVIARGLPASPGAASGRVVFSAEDAEKWAKNGEKVILVRIETSPEDIGGMHVAEGILTSRGGMTSHAAVVARGMGKPCVSGAGDIKVDYKDKAMRALGVRLAEGDVVTIDGATGEVMKGAVATIQPKLTGDFARLMIWVDEIRTLGVRANAETPEDARAARRFGAEGIGLSRTEHMFFDPERILHMRQMILAPDEAARRVALAKLLPYQRADFVELFKIMDGLPITIRLLDPPLNEFLPHKDEEIAEIARDAGADLNLVRTRALDLDEANPMLGHRGCRLGITYPEIYEMQARAIFEAAAEVAKAGVKVKPEIMIPLVGVKRELDLMKEIVDRTAAEVAKASGVKTRYMVGTMIELPRAALRAGEIAESAEFFSFGTNDLTQTTYGLSRDDAGYFLTQYLERGVIEHDPFITLDRDGVGELMRIGTERGRRTRPNLKVGICGEHGGDPASVRFCQEVGLDYVSCSPYRVPIAKLAAAQAALDGVGAKKKKTGKAKMSKRAKGRR
- a CDS encoding glycine--tRNA ligase subunit beta, with the protein product MAELLLEILSEEIPARMQARAGDGLKRLAGEAFAKAGLAAGKIETFVTPRRLVLVADGLPAKQPDVSEERRGPRVDAPQQAIDGFLRANGLALDQCEKRDTGKGVFWFAVIKKTGQKTAAVLPALIEGVLAQFPWPKSMRWQGSARWIRPVRRILCRFDGKTVPLSFAGVKAENMTRGHRFLAPKPFAVRNFADYKKKLLKARVILDPAERRAVIERDAAKLAKNKNLALVSDEGLLNEVVGLVEWPVALLGRIDDSFMDLPPEVLTTVMRHHQKYFALNDEAGKLAPFFVVVANTAAKDKGAAIVAGNERVLRARLADGRFFWDQDRKKKLEARIPALKERVFHAKLGNDFVRVQRLRLLAAELAKYVSGADKAAAERAAELCKADLTTGMVGEFPELQGIMGRYYARHDGESAPVADAIADHYRPLGPGDACPKAPISVVLALADKIDALTGFFSIGEKPTGSRDPFALRRAALGIIRLVVENGLRVPLVAAFRQADDLHAASARGPAARLDVNEMMAFFADRLKVALREKGVRHDLIDAVFSLGGEDDLVRLLARVEALKNFLATEDGANLLVAYRRAANILKIEEKKDGKSYDAPADSGLLTAAEEKALDAALMESRVPIAAALAAEKFQDAMRALAALRAPVDRFFDKVTVNCDDAALRANRLKLLSRIRAALGGVADFSRIEG